The following proteins come from a genomic window of Pseudomonas sp. J452:
- a CDS encoding acyl-CoA dehydrogenase family protein, protein MPWQPLLQTRDRLPVSDLESWYAALLERVGEVTPFALAVLGGRLAATPGLAFLAGYQAALRALWPAAPWSLGALCVTENKSTRPADMSTRLQDLHLSGRKDFVTAAEAADWLLVAARCEEAGSPVRLALGVARNGAPGVRIEPLPALPLMPDIGHARLHLDHALCELLPGDGWDAYVKPFRSIEDVHVLTAVTAWLYGVGQDCAWPQALQLRLLGLLGGCAEVARQCPSTPASHVLLAGLFAQFAALRGEVDAAMASGPAEWATLWQRDCNLLEIARTARAKRLEKALAALQL, encoded by the coding sequence ATGCCCTGGCAACCCTTGCTGCAAACCCGCGATCGCCTGCCAGTCAGTGATCTGGAGAGCTGGTACGCCGCGCTGCTGGAACGGGTCGGCGAGGTCACCCCATTCGCCCTGGCCGTGCTCGGCGGGCGCCTGGCGGCGACGCCGGGGCTGGCTTTTCTGGCCGGCTACCAGGCGGCGTTGCGCGCCCTGTGGCCGGCGGCGCCCTGGTCGTTGGGCGCGCTGTGCGTGACCGAGAACAAGAGCACCCGCCCGGCGGACATGAGCACCCGCCTGCAGGACCTGCACCTGAGCGGGCGCAAGGATTTCGTCACTGCCGCCGAGGCCGCCGACTGGTTGCTGGTGGCAGCGCGCTGCGAGGAGGCGGGCAGCCCCGTGCGCCTGGCTCTGGGGGTGGCCCGCAACGGTGCTCCAGGGGTACGCATCGAACCGCTGCCGGCATTGCCGCTGATGCCGGATATCGGCCACGCCCGCCTGCACTTGGACCATGCGCTGTGCGAGCTGCTGCCCGGCGATGGCTGGGATGCCTACGTGAAACCCTTTCGCAGCATCGAAGACGTGCACGTGCTGACTGCCGTGACTGCCTGGCTGTACGGCGTGGGCCAGGACTGCGCCTGGCCGCAGGCCCTGCAGCTGCGCCTGCTGGGCCTGCTCGGTGGTTGTGCCGAGGTGGCGCGACAGTGCCCGAGCACGCCGGCCAGCCATGTGCTGCTGGCCGGGCTGTTCGCTCAGTTCGCCGCCCTGCGCGGCGAAGTGGATGCCGCCATGGCCAGCGGTCCTGCCGAGTGGGCGACGCTGTGGCAGCGTGATTGCAACCTGCTGGAAATCGCCCGCACTGCCCGCGCGAAGCGCCTGGAGAAGGCGTTGGCGGCACTGCAGTTGTAG
- the olsB gene encoding L-ornithine N(alpha)-acyltransferase, with protein sequence MTESARTRDTTAERRLHAERLLGAAALREAQALRYSVFSSEFDAKLNGAELGLDMDDYDPHCQHIGVRDLNSGRLVATTRLLDHHAAASLGRFYSEEEFCLHGLAHLEGPVLELGRTCVDPAYRNGGTIAVLWSELAEVLNEGGYRYLMGCASIPMQDGGIQAQAIMQRLRERYLCNEHLRAEPKKPLPSLDVPSNVIAEMPPLLKAYMRLGAKICGEPCWDEDFQVADVFILLKRDELCPRYARHFKAAV encoded by the coding sequence ATGACCGAGAGCGCCCGCACCCGCGACACCACTGCCGAACGCCGTCTGCACGCCGAACGCCTGCTCGGGGCCGCTGCCCTGCGTGAGGCCCAGGCCCTGCGCTACAGCGTCTTCAGCAGCGAATTCGACGCCAAGCTGAATGGCGCCGAGCTCGGCCTGGACATGGATGACTATGACCCGCACTGCCAGCACATCGGCGTGCGCGACCTCAACAGCGGCCGCCTGGTCGCCACCACCCGCCTGCTCGACCACCACGCCGCGGCCAGCCTGGGCCGCTTCTACAGCGAGGAGGAGTTCTGCCTGCACGGCCTGGCCCATCTCGAAGGGCCGGTGCTGGAACTGGGGCGCACCTGCGTCGACCCGGCCTACCGCAACGGCGGCACCATCGCCGTATTGTGGAGCGAGCTGGCCGAAGTGCTCAACGAAGGTGGCTACCGCTACCTGATGGGCTGCGCCAGCATCCCCATGCAGGACGGCGGCATCCAGGCCCAGGCGATCATGCAACGCCTGCGCGAGCGCTACCTGTGCAACGAGCACCTGCGCGCCGAGCCGAAGAAACCGCTGCCGAGCCTGGATGTGCCGAGCAACGTCATCGCCGAAATGCCGCCGCTGCTCAAGGCCTACATGCGCCTGGGCGCGAAGATCTGCGGCGAACCGTGCTGGGACGAGGATTTCCAGGTGGCCGACGTGTTCATCCTGCTCAAGCGTGACGAGCTGTGTCCGCGCTATGCAAGGCACTTCAAGGCCGCGGTGTAA
- a CDS encoding lysophospholipid acyltransferase family protein codes for MNKLRLYLRLTRLAAVLLLGLLLASSVALAERLRRHDLLGLRQRLTCWFLRRLSNALPFDVEVQGTLPGEPMLWLSNHVSWTDIPLLGQLLPLSFLSKAEVRTWPLAGWLAHKAGTLFIRRGSGDSALLARQLQRYLQGGHALLIFPEGTTTDGQQVRTFHGRLLTGAIEAGMPVQPVAIRYLRNGQTDPIAPFIGDDDLPSHLLRLFASERSTVQIQLLEPIASHGLERNALARQAQRAVHVALFGEASEPAQQAA; via the coding sequence ATGAACAAACTCCGCCTCTATCTGCGCCTAACCCGTCTGGCCGCCGTGCTGCTACTCGGCCTGCTACTGGCCAGCAGCGTCGCCCTGGCCGAACGCCTGCGCCGCCACGACCTGCTCGGCCTGCGCCAACGCCTGACCTGCTGGTTCCTGCGCCGCCTGAGCAACGCCCTGCCCTTCGATGTCGAGGTGCAGGGCACGCTGCCCGGCGAGCCGATGCTGTGGCTCAGCAACCATGTGTCGTGGACCGATATCCCGCTGCTCGGCCAACTGCTGCCGCTGTCGTTTCTGTCCAAGGCCGAGGTGCGCACCTGGCCGCTGGCCGGCTGGCTGGCGCACAAGGCCGGTACGCTGTTTATCCGCAGAGGCTCAGGAGATAGCGCCCTGCTCGCCCGCCAGCTGCAGCGCTACCTGCAGGGCGGCCATGCGCTGCTGATCTTCCCCGAGGGCACCACCACCGACGGCCAGCAGGTGCGCACCTTCCACGGCCGCCTGCTGACCGGCGCCATCGAGGCCGGCATGCCCGTGCAACCGGTGGCGATCCGTTACTTGCGCAATGGTCAGACCGACCCGATCGCGCCTTTTATCGGCGACGACGATTTGCCCTCGCACCTGCTGCGCCTGTTCGCCAGCGAGCGCAGCACGGTGCAGATCCAGCTGCTCGAACCGATCGCCAGCCACGGCCTGGAGCGCAACGCCCTGGCCCGCCAGGCGCAACGTGCGGTGCACGTGGCGTTGTTCGGCGAGGCCAGCGAGCCAGCCCAGCAAGCCGCCTGA
- a CDS encoding ACP phosphodiesterase, with product MNYLAHLHLGGDQPEQLLGSLYGDFVKGRLEGRFPPEIEAAIRLHRRIDVFTDSHPLTEQARARFPAERRRTAGILLDLFFDHCLARHWQDYASEPLPQFTARVYAVLAEQPELPARLAHIAPRMAQQDWLGSYRDFAVLEQVLWGMSRRLSRPQLLDGAMAELERLYQPLQEDFRAFYPELRRFAGQAINRDPVLPL from the coding sequence ATGAACTACCTGGCCCATCTGCATCTGGGCGGCGACCAGCCCGAACAACTGCTGGGCAGCCTGTATGGCGACTTCGTCAAAGGTCGGCTGGAAGGGCGCTTCCCGCCAGAGATCGAGGCTGCCATCCGCCTGCATCGGCGCATCGACGTCTTCACCGACAGCCACCCGTTGACCGAGCAGGCTCGCGCGCGCTTTCCGGCCGAGCGGCGGCGGACGGCGGGGATTCTCCTTGATCTGTTCTTCGATCACTGCCTGGCCCGGCACTGGCAGGACTACGCCAGCGAACCGCTGCCGCAGTTCACCGCGCGGGTCTATGCCGTGTTGGCCGAACAGCCTGAGTTGCCCGCGCGTCTGGCGCATATTGCCCCGCGCATGGCGCAGCAGGACTGGCTGGGCAGCTACCGCGATTTTGCCGTGCTGGAACAGGTGCTGTGGGGCATGAGCCGGCGCCTGTCACGCCCGCAACTGCTGGACGGCGCCATGGCCGAGCTGGAGCGCCTGTATCAGCCGTTGCAGGAGGACTTTCGCGCCTTCTATCCCGAGTTGCGGCGCTTTGCCGGCCAAGCAATAAACCGCGATCCAGTCCTGCCCTTGTAG
- a CDS encoding AraC family transcriptional regulator, translated as MSSTVSPLQPCLHPIYARLLCAALRQRGFDEAQILLGTGLDWAQLHSDNRSLNFAQVQRLVRRAVQLTDCPWLGLQVGCATQVSAHGPVGYAALACADLRGVLQVLERFSVLRLSSLRLTGYLEGERYCVRADEEFDLGDVREHILATIAGTFLRLLEAVCGALPVGELRFTFPFAEPAWGARYRELLGPGVEFSADCYSVSLPLAWLDRPSLSADPQAARIALRDCEHQLLGVREGGDWTTRVQLRLLACEGRYPTLGQLADEYHLSERTLIRRLRDEGGNYQQLLDEVRQELACWLLLNTPLSVEAVAERLGYQDTSNFSRTFRRWLGMTPNAWRNGQLAVPAP; from the coding sequence ATGAGCTCGACCGTCTCGCCACTGCAACCCTGCCTGCACCCGATCTACGCGCGGCTGCTGTGCGCCGCGTTGCGCCAGCGTGGCTTCGACGAGGCGCAGATCCTGCTCGGCACCGGGCTGGACTGGGCGCAGCTGCACAGCGACAACCGCTCCCTCAACTTCGCCCAGGTGCAGCGCCTGGTGCGGCGTGCCGTGCAGCTCACCGACTGCCCCTGGCTCGGCCTGCAGGTCGGCTGTGCGACCCAGGTTTCCGCCCATGGCCCGGTCGGCTATGCGGCCCTGGCCTGCGCCGACCTGCGTGGCGTGCTGCAGGTGCTCGAACGCTTCAGCGTGTTGCGCCTGAGCAGCCTGCGTCTGACCGGTTACCTGGAAGGCGAGCGCTATTGCGTGCGCGCCGACGAGGAATTCGATCTGGGCGATGTGCGCGAACACATCCTGGCGACCATCGCCGGCACCTTTCTGCGTCTGCTCGAGGCGGTCTGCGGCGCGCTGCCGGTGGGCGAGCTGCGTTTCACCTTTCCCTTCGCCGAGCCAGCCTGGGGTGCGCGCTACCGCGAGCTGCTCGGTCCGGGCGTGGAGTTTTCGGCCGACTGCTACAGCGTCAGCCTGCCGCTGGCGTGGCTGGATCGGCCGAGCCTGAGTGCCGACCCGCAGGCCGCGCGGATTGCCCTGCGCGATTGTGAACACCAGTTGCTCGGCGTGCGCGAGGGCGGGGACTGGACCACCCGCGTGCAACTGCGCCTGCTGGCCTGCGAGGGGCGCTATCCGACCCTGGGTCAGCTGGCCGACGAATATCACCTGTCTGAGCGCACGCTGATCCGCCGCCTGCGCGATGAAGGCGGCAACTACCAGCAACTGCTCGACGAGGTGCGCCAGGAACTGGCCTGCTGGCTGTTGCTGAACACCCCGCTGAGCGTCGAAGCGGTGGCCGAGCGCCTGGGCTACCAGGACACCAGCAACTTCAGCCGTACCTTCCGTCGCTGGTTGGGGATGACGCCCAATGCCTGGCGCAATGGCCAGCTCGCCGTGCCCGCGCCATGA